The stretch of DNA ACATGTTTCTTAAAGGGAAGGTTCACCTAAAAActgaatatttatataatatttacaCAACAAAATGATAAATAACTTCGCTGAGACCtagaaaaacatgaatatttttatttttgagtgAACTATCCCTTTTTAAGTAatcaaaaaaaacatcagaatgaatcaagttgttttgttttcttttgtttttggatgTAAATCCGGTGAATGTTGTGTTGCGTGGCTGTTTTGCAACACAGATGTGTCAGATATAGCAGAGTTCTCCACCCATGGGAGTAGACTGGGTGGGTGAGCTCAGATTATAGAgattaaagctgtgtgtgtgttctcacagtATCTGATGTCAAGTCTGCTGGGTCCAGGGACATCTTGGCCACAGCTCGAGTGGAGTCCTTCCCAACCAGGGCGTTATACGGAGCATCTTTACCATAAAACTCTGCACAGggggacagaaacacacacattagaatcaacaatatatatattataatatttaagTTAATGTGTGGCCTTTATTTACCTTTACCCCTGGTGACATCAAACACCACTCCTTTTACTGCCATATAAATAGGCAGGTCCTCCTGAAACACAAGAcggaaaaaacactgtttatctctctcacacacacacacacacacacacacacacacacacacacgccctggGCTGTGGTCTACTTCACCTGCCTGCCGTCGTatctcctcagctcctcctcggTGAATAACCGCACAGGTTTTGTTGATgctttgtattttaatttaacGTCTTCCGCTGATGTCGTAAAAAGAACCACAAACAGGACGCAAAGCAGCGGCGTTGCCATGGCAGGAGCGGAGTTTGATGCGGAAGGAAACTCTAAAAAGATCCACTTCCTTGTCGTCCCACCACTGGTGGTGCATTTAGGGGTGTGGGAATTTTGATAAACGAGAAAAGAATGACAATTTTTGAATAAAAgaaacaattaaaataaaatatagaataaagTAAATGTTCATCAACGTGATTTGTAGCCTACTAAGAATCACGCGTGGATTTTAAAACAGGAGAGGTTTTTAGTTAGTTGCGTGTGGAATTCTGAATCCTCCCTGGagcacctgaatgcagcatcaggtGTCAAGCaaagggaaggaggagaggaaacaagGGAAGGACGCACAGCTGTCGTGGTGGGTCGTGACTTGTAGgttcttctttttattattgtagGAAGGgcctaaaaacacagaaacccTCCGTAGGGGGTGAGGAGCGTCTGTGAGTCCCTGTGGAGCGGAGACCCGGGACCTGGTGGTGGAGTGCggttctttttattaaaaatgcagcttttaCTTATGAAACCTGCTGCTCAGACTTCGCTGGAGGGTTTTTAAGAAAGAAGCGCAGAGGAATGCTGGGGACAGAAAACC from Parambassis ranga chromosome 22, fParRan2.1, whole genome shotgun sequence encodes:
- the nenf gene encoding neudesin, producing the protein MATPLLCVLFVVLFTTSAEDVKLKYKASTKPVRLFTEEELRRYDGRQEDLPIYMAVKGVVFDVTRGKEFYGKDAPYNALVGKDSTRAVAKMSLDPADLTSDTTGLTKEQLTSLDSIFEGTYKTKYPIVGYTASRILKEDGSPNEDFKPEDQPHFHIRDEF